The Xenopus tropicalis strain Nigerian chromosome 1, UCB_Xtro_10.0, whole genome shotgun sequence DNA segment CTGCCAACTCCTTAGTCCAAGTCTGATGCATGCAAACATTCTATAATCTATATCATGGTCCTTTGCACTTTTTACTCCTTGTTTTTCCAGTTGTGCCACAAATTGGATAGATTTTTTAGGATCACTATATACAGGAGTTCCATTAGGCAACCAAATCCTTCAGTTTAGCCGGATACATCAGTGAAAAGTTAATATTTATAGAAATTAATGACTCAATGTGTGTGACTGATATaataaaaacttgatttttttttcttttttacttcagTCCTTTTTCCAAATTTTTATATATGCTTGAAAAATTAGATAATTTTTCCGTATTATTAAGAAATGTCACAGTGACAACTCTAGGCTTGGCTTTATGCATGTCTTTAATTGCAGCAGTCCTGTTCAGTCTTTTCAACAACAATCCATAGAGATACTATTAGGTTCAGGGAGAGACCCAGCCTGAGTCTGGCAGTGAGAGAAGCGCTAATATTGATGGGCCTGTAACTGGCAGAGCTGGCACTTTGGCTCCctagggagtgtgtgtgtgctgtgccTGCTGGGAAATACTCAGTTAACTCTGTAATCACTCCCCATTCATTTCCAGAGGGATTTCATTAATGGGGATTAAAGAATgggaagttaaaggaacagtaacactaaaaaataaaaacgttttaaaataattaaaatataatgtactattgccctgcactggtaaaagttgtgtgcttgcttcagaaagactactatagttaatagaaatagctgctgtgtagccatgggggcagccatttaaattgaaaaaagtagaaaaggcacaggttacataagaagataacagataaactgtgtagagtataatgggaatctgctacttatctgttatctgcttagtaacctgtgccttttctccttttttcaatttaaatggctgcccctgtggctacacagcagctatttctattaactatagtagtctttctgaagcaaacacacaacttttaccagtgcagggcaatagtacattatatattaattatttttatacactttaattttttggtgttactgttcctttaaagagttaACAGGAAGGTACTGTCTAAATAATGAGCTTGCCCTGTCCAGTCTGATACAGGGAGATAAAACAAGTTCCACTGGTTATAAAGTTTCATTCCTGATTtcagcgatggcggctgctgatctgagagacgagctgagctgctccatctgcctgagcatttatactgatccggtatccctgccctgtggccataacttctgccggggctgcattgggggggtgctgggtaCCCAGGAGGGGTCTGGGCgttattcctgccctgaatgcagagctgAGTATCAGTAGTGCcctgctgctaaatcctgtctATTACCTCAGTGCAGCAACATCACATCCCACTAACATATTTCTCTCTTATCAGTTATGGGGACCTATTGGTTACAGGAGCAAAATGATCATTATCAGTTATTATAGTGCCAGTGGCACAGCTCTTGCATTAGTTTGTAATAAACAGGGGTCCTACAACTGATATAAAGAGATCAAGGaatataaatgaccccctgtacccccatcctGATGATTTAAGATTGTTCCCCCATAATAAGTGGTAATGCTGATAGGTCATCTAAATGGGCAGAGCTGCCACTATTGCCATCTATAGAGTACATAGGAATTTACGAGTTAACAGGAAGTCAAAGTCCAAACAACAAACTTGCCCCACTCTGTCTGAGAGGAGATAAAACAAGTCCAACtggttatagagagagaggaacgTTCAGTTTCATTTCTTGTTCCTGATTCcagcgatggcggctgctgatctgagagacgagctgagctgctccatctgcctgagcatttatactgatccggtatccctgccctgtggccataacttctgccggggctgcattgggggggtgctgggtaCCCAGGAGGGGTCTGGGCgttattcctgccctgaatgcagagctgAGTATCAGGAGCGCCCTGCCCTGCCCAGGAACAGAGCTCTGGGGAACATAGCAGAGAGGTTCCGTCCGACTGAGACAgagccgggggagactgggatcttctgcacttactgtctcctctctcctgtacctgctgctaaatcctgtctcctgtgtgaggcttctctgtgtgatacccacctgagggggcactgccagtcagcagaacatgtactcactgagcccaccgcctcctttatggggagaaaatgttctgtacatcacaaggttctggagtatcactgctgtgaggactctgcctgtatctgtgtgtattgcTGGGTGGACGAgaagcaccggggccacagggtggaaccactgagtgaggcctctgagaagaagaaagagaaactgaggaaagttctggagaaactgagcccagagagagaggagactgagagaggagcccagaggctgcaggagcgcaggagagaaggggcagaagtggcagccggtgagacagagagagtcactgccctgtttaggggcatcaggaaAGAACTgaaagccctagagaagcgactcctgagtgacatctccaggcagaaagaggagctctcactcacactcactgagctgatccaacagctggaaataaagaaggacgagctgtccagggagatccggcacattgaggagctgtgcaacatggcagatccactcactgtcctacaggaactatgtgaatcccatggagctgccttttgtggggctgagggggcagatactgagggcagagagagagggggtataaaggtcccggctgtaggggatctggatgtgggtcggatctcagagacattactcacaggcttagctgggattgtgactggggtaaagggaaggatctatgggcaggaggctacagagctggtactggatataaacacggctgggaatgatgtatctgtatcaggggatgggaaatctgcttcctactcacgcAAAGACCAGCGTCGCCCAcaaaccccagagagatttcaggtttctcaggctttaagcaccaggagtttcccctcagggcgacattactgggaagtggagggcagtgaatcagggcactggagggtaggggtggcctatcccagtatagagaggggagggttTCAGGCCTACATTGGttataataacaagtcctggtgtttgtggAGATGGAATAATAACTATACAGTGGTACATGACAGGAAAGACACACGGTTACCCCAcgccccttcctgcaggagaatcaggatctcattggactatgaggccggacgcctgtccttttatgagctgagtgagccaatcaggcacttacacgccttcactgcctccttcactgagccccttcatgctgcattctgggtatggggGGTTGGTgactgggtgagaatcattagttagggccctgcccactgcccagcaggaaccccattcccagagctgcccTTAGCCCTGTGATGCCAGGAAAGGAAGGACATTGGCCATTGTATTTATGGAACTTAAATTCCATCCAGCtaaatttttggaaaatacataaATGGACATACCCGACACTGCCTGCATATCCCACTCAGCACTATTCCTGAGACACTTACAGTATATGGAGCACATGTGGGTCACAGTTTGACCTAATGAAATAGGAAACACTATGGACACTTATTTTTTGGACTGATTCTGGGATTGGTATATGGACATTCCCAATTGACTTTGTGTTGTATATGTCACCATGTGGATACTTGTCTCACCATGAGAATATATGTTGTGATTACATCACGTAGAAAGGGGTGTGTCTTATGGCCCCTCCCCTCACTTATCCTTTTTATACCACTCTCTGTGTAAcactaggcttgataaagggcccaggtAGGGCCGAAATGTTGCCCTTTGTACCTGTGTATGGGCTAAATAAACAGCCCTCTGTCACTTTGCTACTTGTTGGTTTGCTACTGGATTTTCTACTATATTACTGACCGCTCTGCAGGAGAGGGATCTACTGGATCAACACCCAACACTTCCACAGGCGCATTACACTGAGAGGGTTGCACTCTCCCCCATATGATAATAATCTTCAGAGATTTTCCAAAAACAATTACATTCAACCCCCATGGAAATGCAATTAATCTGTTTGTAATACAATtactttttcttgaaaaattttgaaacaattttaaaaaactttGAATGTTTGTTTGTATTTGACTAAATTGCCATTGTAATATTTGATTATTGCTGTTAAAATGTAACCAATGGACAGTAAATGGCTGAATTTCTATTTTTGTCATGTTTATTGATGTAGTATTCATCATACAGAACCCTGTTAATGTTGTTTCAAAAAGTCATGAAAAACCCTGTAAATGAATTTGTAAAAACTTTTTGATGTGTAGTGAGTGGTGTCTCTCTTTATGTGATAATGATTGTAATGATGGGTGGGGTTACTTTGTGCTTAAATATGTGCTTTAGAACCCATGGGATCATaactgcctatgattaagtactggTAGAGTTTATGAAACACGTAAGGGGTTTGTAggcttttaataatgatttttgaataaaatgtgatttttgtttttttgaatttttgtgtgaTGTTTGGGATACTTTTGGACCTTGCTGTTTGGCTTGCCTTTTAAATCTGGGGGTTGTGTCCCATTCGCTTCGACTCATTTTGACTGGCCATTAAGGATCCCTCTTTTTGATGTAGTataaactctgagtatcactcacgtattataagggataatgtacccccaactgtaaatgataaggatattagcagtcactgaggggttctgtgccccccatataaaggcacaaggctgcaggctgagttatacagggaactctgagtatcactcatgtattataagggataatgtaccccctactgtaaatgataaggatattagcagtcactgaggggttctgtgccccccatataaaggcacaaggctgcaggctgagttatacagggaactctgagtatcactcatgtattataagggataatgtaccccctactgtaaatgataaggatattagcagtcactgaggggttctgtgcccatataaaggcacaaggctgcaggctgagttatacagggaactctgagtatcactcatgtattataagggataatgtaccccctactgtaaatgataaggatattagcagtcactgaggggttctgtgcccatataaaggcacaaggctgcaggctgagttatacagggaactctgagtatcactcatgttgtattataagggataatgtaccccctactgtaaatgataaggatattagaaatccaTATGTCCTTATTCTCTAATATAATTTGTGACTAAAATGactaattttaaattaattttgtgtTTGCATATTTTTATGTCTTTTAGAGAAATAGAATATATAAGCAGCTAGATGCTGATCTGGAAATAGAAACTACTCTTTAAACAGTAGAATGTTTGTAAAATCCAAttactgaacccaaaatgttgCATGGGAAGTTAATGAATTACTATTAAGACAAACATGAGTGACCCTGAAATGACTGGACCCTGGGGCAGATACCCCCTCACCATGCAGTTCTGCCAGTTCCCTGCTCTGTAAGATCCTGTCTGTGGGGAGAAGTTCTGCTCCTGTTTTGCTGGAGACTTAAGGCTCATAAACAGCGGAATAACCACAATACAAGGGAACCCGGGTCAAGGAGCCCATAGAGCCAATATACTGTCCAGGAGTGCAACATATaagtgtagggatccatagggttaactagtccctatggctttaaaccctgcagcttactggtttgtgctgttactgggcaaagacccctgtatcagttttgagttcatatgtgtgattattggttaatagggagaccCCTCCCCTGGGGcacagatatagtgtttagcagggggggtgggtctgtctctttggctgcctgtgtcctgagagagaggagcattgagcctggaggcagaagactaggccccagtaaagccatgtgccccagagtgtgtcagccactctggtgaagtcggggacggggaccctgtgaatgaggagcagttagatagcaagttttgaggagcactttgtaggaaagtgagatagtgagggaagagagcgcgagcagtttggctcagaggaaagtagctgtgggagtcccttccagacaggcactgtgccttagtgtagggccacggtttagacctaggaggcaggtagtctgaaccctgatccaaagttgccgtggggcctgaggagtgtggtatccagctagctgttccacagagtgagcaactgacccggtggcactgaccctgcccaggctcaaggggagttggggggagcgggggtgccccctctctgtgctgtccccagagactgctatgctaactgatgtgtgagtatattgcataaccctgcaagttgcttgttgctgaaaataaaccagttctactgttaaactgcaagaaccttctggcgcccatttgttattctgcattgcacacagctacagtgggttgtagttgcactacaccatagctccgtttggttactttcacatagcgaaggcccatcctgaaggattgagtcgtgtgtaccccatgctctaggccTATCTATCCGTGCTGTTGGCTtagttacagccaagaaagggttacataagtatatgttttactgtttattagCTTCTAATTAAGGTATAAATAGTTTCTGACAGACCAGCTAACTTCTGTGTAAGAATCACAGCCAAACACTGAGCAGAATCTTTGCCAGACTATAGTCCTTAATGGACTTTCCCAaccccccctgtatgttctgccattTGGTCTGGCCCCCTCAGTGTATCAGCCCCACAGAAGA contains these protein-coding regions:
- the LOC116408236 gene encoding E3 ubiquitin/ISG15 ligase TRIM25-like gives rise to the protein MAAADLRDELSCSICLSIYTDPVSLPCGHNFCRGCIGGVLGTQEGSGRYSCPECRAEYQERPALPRNRALGNIAERFRPTETEPGETGIFCTYCLLSPVPAAKSCLLCEASLCDTHLRGHCQSAEHVLTEPTASFMGRKCSVHHKVLEYHCCEDSACICVYCWVDEKHRGHRVEPLSEASEKKKEKLRKVLEKLSPEREETERGAQRLQERRREGAEVAAGETERVTALFRGIRKELKALEKRLLSDISRQKEELSLTLTELIQQLEIKKDELSREIRHIEELCNMADPLTVLQELCESHGAAFCGAEGADTEGRERGGIKVPAVGDLDVGRISETLLTGLAGIVTGVKGRIYGQEATELVLDINTAGNDVSVSGDGKSASYSRKDQRRPQTPERFQVSQALSTRSFPSGRHYWEVEGSESGHWRVGVAYPSIERGGFQAYIGYNNKSWCLWRWNNNYTVVHDRKDTRLPHAPSCRRIRISLDYEAGRLSFYELSEPIRHLHAFTASFTEPLHAAFWVWGVGDWVRIIS